A single genomic interval of Brevibacillus brevis harbors:
- a CDS encoding MFS transporter: protein MRQKWESYPSSIRLLAIAAVIFSTGMACIWPLVTIYIHNHLGKPLTVAGFLLLLNQGAFLIGSIVGGMMFDRWGKMRTIIVGSIGVILISIGLGVTQDFTIYVALLLLNGLFYGTLSPVMNALAVVLWPDGGRKGINLIYVSLNVGVAAGSALGGFLASVSFAWTFFGNAISQVVVLAMFMLILPRQLKMVEQQSQNSTTGQSMPEQATGDVLRQPQQESKVVWGALLLLCGGLLISWIVYVQWTTVLSTYMQSLGITLRQYSLLWTLNGGLILFGQPLIAWVIRRFARTLKAQMLLGAYIFALSMLILSQSTAYAGFVAGMFIMTLGEMLVWPAVPAVAAQFTPEGREGFIQGLIAGTGSAGRMLGPLLGAFIFQSIHAQGLLFVMAGLSLVSVAFFAFHTSFQKRRHQVPVQNQAS from the coding sequence ATGAGGCAAAAGTGGGAATCCTATCCGAGCAGCATTCGTTTATTGGCGATTGCTGCCGTCATTTTTTCTACCGGAATGGCGTGTATTTGGCCGCTAGTTACGATCTATATTCACAACCATCTCGGAAAGCCGCTGACTGTAGCCGGCTTCTTGTTGCTTTTAAATCAAGGCGCATTCTTGATCGGGAGTATTGTCGGCGGGATGATGTTTGACCGCTGGGGCAAAATGCGCACCATCATTGTCGGTTCCATTGGCGTTATTCTGATATCGATCGGCTTAGGTGTTACGCAAGATTTTACGATTTATGTTGCCTTGCTTCTGCTGAATGGACTTTTTTACGGAACACTTTCTCCTGTGATGAATGCACTGGCCGTAGTGTTATGGCCGGACGGAGGACGGAAAGGAATCAATCTGATTTATGTCTCCCTCAATGTGGGGGTAGCTGCCGGTTCTGCGTTGGGCGGCTTCTTGGCAAGTGTGTCATTTGCCTGGACGTTTTTCGGTAATGCCATTTCGCAAGTGGTCGTTCTCGCCATGTTCATGCTCATTTTGCCGCGTCAGTTAAAAATGGTGGAACAACAAAGCCAAAACTCGACGACTGGACAAAGCATGCCTGAGCAAGCAACTGGTGATGTGCTGCGACAACCACAGCAAGAGTCAAAGGTGGTATGGGGGGCTTTGCTGCTATTATGCGGGGGGCTATTAATTAGCTGGATTGTCTATGTACAGTGGACGACGGTGCTGTCGACTTACATGCAATCCCTGGGCATTACACTCCGTCAATACAGTCTGTTGTGGACGCTGAATGGCGGCTTGATCCTGTTCGGTCAGCCGTTGATTGCGTGGGTCATTCGACGCTTTGCCCGTACGCTAAAGGCACAAATGCTCTTGGGCGCTTATATTTTTGCCTTGTCGATGCTGATTTTGTCTCAATCAACGGCTTATGCAGGCTTTGTGGCAGGCATGTTCATCATGACGCTGGGAGAAATGCTCGTGTGGCCAGCGGTGCCGGCTGTTGCTGCACAGTTTACGCCAGAGGGACGAGAAGGCTTCATTCAAGGGCTGATTGCAGGGACTGGATCAGCTGGACGGATGCTCGGACCATTGCTTGGCGCATTCATTTTCCAATCGATTCATGCGCAGGGACTATTGTTCGTGATGGCAGGCTTGTCGTTGGTGTCTGTCGCATTCTTTGCCTTCCACACCTCTTTTCAAAAAAGAAGGCATCAAGTACCCGTACAGAATCAAGCATCTTGA
- the moaC gene encoding cyclic pyranopterin monophosphate synthase MoaC, with protein sequence MTDQLTHFNEQNRARMVDVSEKDVTKRVAVAESQISMKPETLARIREGRIEKGDVLAVAQVAGVMAAKKTWEIIPMCHPLPLTGIDIQFAFVDETTLAITGTVKTTGKTGVEMEALTAVSVAALTVYDMCKAMDKEMIIGPTSLQSKTGGKSGDFHRGEK encoded by the coding sequence ATGACTGATCAATTAACACATTTTAATGAACAAAATCGAGCGCGGATGGTGGACGTGTCTGAAAAGGACGTCACAAAACGGGTGGCTGTAGCCGAGAGCCAAATCAGCATGAAACCCGAAACCCTCGCCCGAATCCGCGAAGGTCGAATCGAAAAGGGCGATGTACTCGCCGTTGCGCAGGTAGCAGGTGTCATGGCTGCCAAAAAGACGTGGGAAATCATCCCGATGTGTCATCCGCTGCCATTGACTGGCATCGACATACAATTTGCTTTTGTAGATGAAACGACGCTTGCGATTACAGGAACCGTGAAGACGACAGGGAAAACAGGCGTCGAGATGGAGGCGTTGACCGCTGTCAGCGTAGCGGCTTTGACGGTGTATGACATGTGCAAAGCCATGGATAAAGAAATGATAATCGGTCCAACCAGTCTGCAATCCAAAACAGGCGGAAAAAGCGGCGATTTCCATCGGGGAGAGAAGTAA
- a CDS encoding methylated-DNA--[protein]-cysteine S-methyltransferase, protein METMKDQTVRWSMLVHGDWTIYLAATAAGLCYVGSVNQPFAELESWVRKHRPQSALVQDDQWLKPFTTELMEYLQGTREHFPMDCDLSGTPFQLAVWEALRQIPYGQTASYTDIANIIEKPAAVRAVGAAIGANPVLITIPCHRVVGKNGSLTGYRGGLPMKTTLLDLEKKTNRSVKHG, encoded by the coding sequence ATGGAAACGATGAAGGATCAGACGGTACGTTGGTCAATGCTTGTGCATGGTGATTGGACCATTTATTTGGCTGCTACGGCTGCCGGACTTTGTTATGTTGGCTCGGTCAACCAGCCTTTTGCCGAATTGGAATCGTGGGTTAGAAAGCATCGCCCACAAAGTGCATTGGTGCAAGACGATCAATGGCTAAAGCCTTTTACAACAGAACTGATGGAATATTTGCAGGGAACGCGCGAGCATTTTCCCATGGATTGCGACCTGTCTGGAACGCCTTTTCAGCTCGCTGTCTGGGAGGCACTGCGCCAAATCCCATACGGTCAAACGGCATCGTACACCGACATTGCGAACATCATTGAAAAGCCTGCTGCTGTTCGTGCTGTCGGTGCCGCAATCGGTGCCAATCCGGTTCTCATTACAATCCCTTGCCACCGCGTTGTCGGTAAAAACGGTTCACTAACTGGCTATCGTGGTGGACTGCCCATGAAGACAACTCTGCTTGATTTGGAGAAAAAGACGAATCGGAGTGTGAAGCATGGCTAA
- a CDS encoding 2OG-Fe(II) oxygenase: MAKSVTERIAALDWHSIQQELDEQGYAAFPSLISADACKELIATYGQDDLFRNTIQMARYRFGEGEYRYYQAPLPSLLQELREGFYPMLAQTANRWLEMLGREAIYPATLPEFLAQCHDQGQLRSTPLILKYETGGYNCLHQDMYGEVFFPFQVVFALNQKETDYRGGEFLLMEQRPRAQSRGHVITLEQGAGLIFPTSYRPVQGTRGYYKNTLRHGVSTITSGTRYSLGIIFHDAK; this comes from the coding sequence ATGGCTAAATCGGTGACAGAAAGGATCGCTGCACTTGACTGGCATTCCATACAACAGGAGCTGGACGAACAAGGGTATGCTGCTTTTCCTTCCTTAATAAGTGCAGATGCGTGCAAAGAATTAATCGCTACGTATGGACAGGATGACCTTTTTCGCAATACGATCCAGATGGCACGGTACCGTTTCGGTGAAGGGGAGTATCGTTATTATCAGGCGCCCCTTCCCTCGCTCTTGCAGGAGCTTCGCGAAGGCTTCTATCCGATGCTTGCGCAGACTGCGAATCGGTGGCTGGAAATGCTTGGACGCGAAGCCATCTATCCTGCCACCCTCCCTGAATTTTTGGCGCAATGTCACGATCAGGGTCAGCTACGCTCCACTCCATTGATTTTGAAATACGAAACGGGCGGCTACAATTGTTTACACCAGGATATGTACGGGGAGGTGTTCTTCCCGTTTCAAGTGGTTTTTGCCTTGAATCAGAAGGAGACGGACTACAGGGGCGGAGAATTTCTGCTGATGGAGCAACGACCGCGCGCGCAGAGCCGGGGACATGTGATAACCTTGGAGCAAGGCGCTGGCCTGATTTTCCCGACATCCTATCGTCCTGTGCAGGGAACACGAGGCTACTATAAAAACACGCTGCGCCACGGTGTCAGCACGATTACCTCGGGCACGCGCTACAGCCTCGGGATTATTTTTCATGATGCAAAGTGA
- a CDS encoding SPL family radical SAM protein: MKSILSYKMPKTLLNKGSGFLADYTHSLNPYTGCSFACSYCYVRQMPVSLFRNEQWGTWVDIKQQAADLLRKELMRAKKKGKVTIFMSSSTDPYQPVEQTEKVTRSLLEVMVENPPDFLLVQTRSPLVWRDADLLLLLGDRVRVSMTVETDLEEIRRHFSPQAPPIQARLKTLQRLAEAGIPTQATIAPVLPSSESFPEILRPLVTRVCVDDFYMGDGSGGNRTKRNGIPALYEELGLEQWYDPSAYRIVYDRLVRIFPPDQIYLSQEGFAP; the protein is encoded by the coding sequence ATGAAAAGCATCCTTTCCTATAAAATGCCGAAAACCCTCCTCAATAAAGGAAGCGGATTTCTTGCGGATTACACCCATTCACTCAATCCGTATACGGGCTGTTCTTTCGCCTGCTCCTATTGCTATGTTCGGCAAATGCCTGTCTCTTTGTTTCGCAACGAGCAATGGGGCACGTGGGTTGACATTAAGCAGCAAGCTGCCGACTTATTGCGCAAGGAGCTAATGCGGGCAAAGAAAAAAGGAAAGGTGACCATCTTCATGTCTTCGAGTACAGACCCTTATCAGCCCGTCGAACAAACGGAAAAGGTAACGAGGTCTTTACTCGAAGTCATGGTAGAGAATCCACCCGATTTTTTGCTGGTGCAGACGAGAAGCCCCTTGGTTTGGCGGGATGCCGATTTGTTGCTCCTGCTGGGGGATCGCGTCCGCGTCAGCATGACTGTCGAGACCGATTTGGAGGAGATTCGCAGGCACTTTAGCCCACAGGCTCCCCCCATTCAAGCGAGACTCAAAACACTCCAGCGTTTGGCGGAAGCAGGCATCCCTACACAAGCAACAATTGCCCCTGTTTTACCTAGCAGTGAGTCATTCCCGGAGATTTTGCGCCCCTTGGTCACACGTGTCTGTGTCGACGATTTTTATATGGGAGATGGCAGCGGCGGTAACCGAACGAAAAGAAACGGCATACCCGCACTCTATGAAGAGCTTGGACTGGAACAATGGTATGATCCTTCCGCCTATCGAATCGTCTATGATCGGCTAGTACGTATTTTCCCCCCGGATCAGATCTATTTGAGTCAGGAAGGCTTCGCCCCTTAG
- a CDS encoding molybdenum cofactor biosynthesis protein codes for MTITILLFAGLAERANAREVQLTLSEGATVSDLLQAVEKEYPALSALLGSCFVSINHEYAVKNQIISAEDEIALLPPVSGGEEDPRFAITEEPISADKLVRLVSNPHAGAILTFVGTVREFTHGQRTVYLSYEAYAPMAVEKMKQVAAEIEERWPGAQVAMHHRIGHLAVEEIAVVCAVATAHRNESFEAGRYAIERLKQIVPIWKKEMWEDGSEWKGHQQGPWNPLAMPEGKVE; via the coding sequence TTGACCATTACGATCTTGTTATTTGCCGGACTCGCTGAACGTGCGAATGCCCGGGAAGTACAGTTGACCCTATCTGAAGGCGCGACCGTTAGCGATCTTCTGCAAGCAGTGGAAAAAGAATATCCTGCGCTCTCTGCGCTTTTAGGCAGTTGCTTTGTCTCCATCAATCATGAATATGCAGTGAAAAATCAGATCATTTCAGCCGAAGACGAGATTGCCCTCTTACCTCCTGTAAGCGGCGGAGAAGAAGACCCGCGCTTTGCCATTACCGAGGAGCCAATTTCTGCGGACAAGCTCGTTCGTCTGGTGAGCAACCCGCATGCAGGCGCAATCCTTACTTTTGTCGGAACTGTTCGGGAATTTACCCATGGTCAGCGCACCGTGTATTTGTCCTATGAAGCTTATGCCCCTATGGCTGTTGAAAAAATGAAGCAGGTCGCAGCAGAGATCGAGGAACGCTGGCCGGGAGCGCAAGTCGCGATGCACCATCGTATCGGTCATTTGGCTGTGGAAGAGATTGCGGTTGTTTGTGCCGTTGCAACAGCGCATCGCAATGAATCATTTGAAGCAGGCCGTTATGCCATCGAGCGACTTAAACAGATCGTCCCCATTTGGAAAAAAGAAATGTGGGAAGATGGCAGCGAATGGAAGGGACATCAGCAAGGACCATGGAATCCGCTTGCGATGCCAGAAGGAAAGGTGGAGTAA
- a CDS encoding ThiF family adenylyltransferase has protein sequence MDTRYSRQILFHPIGRSGQEKLGQSRVAIIGMGALGTVLSNHMVRAGVGFVRIIDRDFVEPSNLQRQMLYDESDAAEHLPKAIAAHAKLTKINSAVTIDPIVADLTAYNAEELLADVDLVLDATDNFQVRYLVNDVCVKHSIPWVYGGAVSATGTFTAIRPGITPCLRCLFPEAPNPGEMPTCDTAGVIGPIIHIVASYQATEAFKLLVGATDELNPNLEHFEIWHNRHQQIKVVNARRDDCPTCGHKQFSFLQPDTQDGQAVSLCGRDTVQISPATAMTLDLNALADRLSPLGQIEQNKFLLRFRVDTYTLVIFPDGRVLVQGTDDISLARSLHAKYIGA, from the coding sequence TTGGATACTCGCTATTCCCGTCAGATATTGTTTCATCCAATCGGGCGCAGTGGACAAGAAAAGCTCGGGCAAAGCCGTGTAGCGATCATCGGCATGGGAGCGCTCGGAACCGTTCTTTCCAATCATATGGTCCGTGCTGGAGTAGGTTTTGTCCGCATCATTGACCGCGACTTCGTCGAGCCGAGCAACTTACAGCGTCAAATGCTCTACGACGAATCCGATGCAGCCGAACATTTGCCAAAAGCAATCGCCGCTCACGCCAAGCTGACAAAGATCAACTCAGCCGTCACCATCGATCCGATTGTTGCAGACCTCACCGCTTACAATGCGGAGGAATTGCTGGCAGATGTCGATCTTGTTCTGGATGCGACGGATAATTTTCAGGTGAGATATCTCGTGAACGATGTTTGCGTTAAACATAGCATCCCGTGGGTATACGGTGGCGCCGTGAGTGCGACCGGAACATTTACCGCGATTCGACCGGGGATCACACCTTGCTTGCGCTGTCTTTTCCCTGAAGCGCCAAACCCGGGTGAGATGCCTACGTGTGACACGGCTGGCGTCATCGGACCAATCATTCACATCGTCGCCTCCTATCAGGCAACCGAAGCATTCAAGCTGTTAGTAGGCGCAACGGATGAGCTAAATCCGAATCTGGAGCACTTTGAGATTTGGCATAACCGCCATCAGCAAATCAAGGTGGTCAATGCCCGCCGAGACGACTGTCCGACATGTGGGCACAAGCAATTTTCGTTTTTGCAGCCGGATACCCAGGATGGACAAGCCGTTTCGCTTTGCGGTCGAGACACCGTACAAATCTCGCCCGCCACTGCAATGACACTTGATTTGAATGCATTGGCTGATCGACTTTCCCCTTTGGGACAAATCGAGCAAAACAAGTTTTTACTGCGTTTCCGTGTTGATACGTACACGCTCGTCATTTTCCCGGATGGTCGCGTACTCGTGCAAGGCACAGATGACATCAGCCTGGCACGTTCGCTCCATGCCAAATATATCGGCGCGTAA
- a CDS encoding sensor histidine kinase: MKMRRQKHSHALLKLVGVVGICAVFALCGLGAYAITSLFYGYMDYHPNDFVKVLVHSVLNCILFIGVGMIISFFTMPRHRGRFQPLIDALRRIAMGDFRVNLDIKLAHEWGELVDGINHVAEQLNEMEKLRQEFISNVSHEIQSPLTSISGFARALHNERLSPEERHRYLEIIESESKRLSKISDNLLKLTALEGIQHELERKPYRLDTQLRAIILACEPQWMAKEIEMDIDLEKVEIVADEDMLSQVWTNLLGNSIKFTEAGGKISVKLETVNGEVLVKIIDSGIGISKENRERIFERFFKADPSRNRANSGSGLGLAIVKKIIDLHHATIAVESEVGKGTTITITFVQSA, translated from the coding sequence ATGAAAATGAGGCGACAAAAACACTCCCATGCTTTGCTGAAACTCGTAGGCGTGGTGGGCATATGTGCTGTTTTTGCCTTGTGCGGATTGGGTGCATACGCGATTACCTCGCTCTTTTATGGCTATATGGACTATCATCCCAATGATTTTGTAAAAGTGTTGGTCCATTCTGTTTTGAACTGCATATTGTTCATTGGGGTAGGCATGATTATTTCTTTTTTCACCATGCCAAGGCATCGAGGCAGGTTTCAACCATTGATTGATGCGCTCAGACGGATTGCCATGGGGGATTTTCGGGTCAATCTCGATATCAAGCTGGCGCACGAATGGGGGGAGTTGGTGGATGGCATTAACCACGTGGCGGAGCAATTAAATGAAATGGAGAAGCTGCGGCAGGAGTTCATCTCCAATGTTTCCCACGAAATTCAATCGCCTTTGACGTCGATCAGCGGGTTTGCTCGGGCTCTGCATAATGAAAGACTAAGCCCAGAAGAGCGTCATCGTTACTTGGAGATTATCGAGTCGGAAAGCAAACGGTTGTCCAAGATCAGTGACAACCTGCTTAAGCTCACTGCGTTAGAGGGCATCCAGCATGAGTTGGAGCGGAAGCCGTATCGGTTGGACACGCAGCTACGCGCAATCATCCTCGCATGCGAGCCGCAATGGATGGCGAAAGAGATTGAAATGGACATAGACTTGGAAAAAGTTGAAATCGTCGCCGACGAAGATATGCTGAGTCAAGTCTGGACCAACTTGCTTGGTAACAGCATCAAATTCACGGAGGCAGGCGGGAAAATTAGCGTAAAGCTGGAGACGGTAAACGGAGAAGTGCTCGTGAAAATAATCGACTCGGGAATCGGGATATCCAAAGAAAATCGGGAGCGCATTTTCGAAAGATTTTTCAAGGCGGACCCATCGCGGAACCGAGCCAATTCGGGTAGTGGCCTGGGCCTGGCAATCGTGAAAAAAATAATCGATTTGCATCATGCCACAATCGCCGTTGAGAGTGAAGTCGGGAAAGGTACCACGATTACGATTACATTTGTTCAATCAGCATAA
- a CDS encoding ABC transporter ATP-binding protein, whose translation MEQTNSVAKWGNWRPFFRLIRETKPSKLKIGVALFMSIATTLVSLVIPLFTKDLVDSFSLSTITTPQIILLIVAFIAQAIAGGLSIYLLNHVGESVVASLRERLWKKLLILPISYYDSNRTGETISRMTNDTGVVKSLISDHLSSFFTGLITIIGSVVTLLYLDWQMTLTMLVAVPLCIGILIPLGSQMYKISKGLQDETASFTTIMNQVLQEMRLVKSSNAETHELGMGTKAIGNLFRFGLREGRVQAVIGPLMSFILMVLLVVVIGYGGMRVSTGALTAGELVAFILYLVQIVIPLGQFTQFFTSLQKAMGATERIIATLDAEEEDLLTGRTLENAGLPIHLNHVGFAYENGETILDDVSFTIGAGKVNAIVGPSGSGKTTLFSLVERYYQPLSGEIRLGNDPITDFSLKSWRSQIGYVSQESPLIAGTIRENICYGISRTISDEELKQAAEMAYADQFIEELPNGYETEVGERGMKLSGGQRQRIGIARALLRDPQILMLDEATSSLDSNSEMIVQKALQNLMKGRTTLVIAHRLSTVVEADQIIFLEKGKITGMGTHEELFQTHGMYRELASQQLLVKERV comes from the coding sequence ATGGAACAAACCAATAGTGTAGCGAAATGGGGAAACTGGCGGCCTTTCTTTCGATTAATAAGGGAAACAAAGCCATCCAAGCTAAAAATCGGTGTCGCGTTGTTCATGAGCATCGCCACCACGCTGGTGAGCTTAGTGATTCCGCTGTTTACGAAGGATTTGGTGGACAGCTTTTCCCTATCTACGATCACGACACCACAAATCATTCTTTTGATTGTTGCCTTTATCGCACAGGCCATTGCGGGAGGGCTGTCCATCTACTTATTAAATCATGTCGGCGAGAGTGTGGTGGCCTCACTCCGTGAAAGACTCTGGAAAAAGCTGCTCATCCTGCCGATCTCTTATTATGATAGCAACCGGACTGGTGAGACGATCAGTCGAATGACCAACGATACAGGTGTCGTGAAAAGCCTGATTAGTGATCATCTGTCCAGCTTTTTCACAGGATTAATCACGATCATTGGTTCTGTGGTGACTTTGCTCTACCTCGATTGGCAAATGACGTTAACCATGCTCGTTGCTGTGCCGCTGTGCATCGGGATTCTCATACCGCTTGGCAGTCAAATGTACAAAATTTCGAAAGGTCTGCAAGATGAGACCGCCAGCTTTACGACGATTATGAATCAAGTGCTCCAAGAGATGCGGCTCGTCAAATCTTCCAATGCCGAAACCCACGAACTGGGAATGGGAACAAAGGCAATCGGGAATCTATTCCGATTCGGGCTGAGAGAAGGAAGAGTCCAAGCGGTCATTGGACCGTTAATGTCCTTTATCCTGATGGTGCTGCTCGTGGTTGTGATCGGCTATGGTGGCATGCGCGTGTCCACGGGAGCATTGACAGCTGGTGAGCTGGTCGCATTTATTTTGTATCTGGTGCAAATTGTCATACCGCTGGGGCAATTCACACAGTTTTTCACCTCCTTGCAAAAAGCCATGGGGGCAACTGAAAGAATCATTGCGACACTGGACGCCGAAGAAGAAGATCTTTTGACAGGACGGACGCTTGAAAATGCAGGCCTGCCCATTCATTTGAACCATGTGGGCTTCGCGTATGAGAACGGGGAAACGATACTCGATGATGTCAGCTTTACAATAGGGGCCGGAAAAGTAAATGCGATTGTCGGACCGAGCGGCAGCGGCAAGACGACGTTGTTTTCCCTGGTTGAAAGGTATTACCAGCCACTGAGTGGAGAAATTAGGCTGGGCAATGATCCCATCACAGATTTTTCCTTGAAGTCGTGGAGAAGCCAAATCGGCTACGTGTCCCAGGAAAGTCCATTGATTGCCGGAACCATCCGAGAAAATATTTGCTACGGGATTTCACGGACGATTAGTGACGAGGAACTGAAGCAAGCGGCAGAGATGGCCTATGCGGATCAATTTATTGAAGAATTGCCGAATGGCTATGAGACAGAAGTAGGGGAGCGAGGCATGAAGCTATCGGGAGGACAGCGCCAACGAATCGGCATTGCCCGAGCACTGCTTCGGGACCCGCAAATCTTGATGTTGGATGAAGCGACCTCTAGCTTGGACAGTAATTCCGAGATGATCGTCCAGAAGGCGTTGCAAAATTTAATGAAGGGACGCACCACCCTCGTGATTGCCCATCGGTTGTCGACCGTGGTGGAAGCAGATCAAATCATCTTTTTGGAAAAGGGAAAAATCACAGGAATGGGTACACATGAAGAGCTTTTTCAAACACATGGAATGTACCGGGAATTGGCTAGTCAGCAATTGCTCGTAAAAGAGAGGGTGTAG